Proteins from one Telopea speciosissima isolate NSW1024214 ecotype Mountain lineage chromosome 1, Tspe_v1, whole genome shotgun sequence genomic window:
- the LOC122648658 gene encoding protein TRACHEARY ELEMENT DIFFERENTIATION-RELATED 7A-like: protein MPTNIAKRAIPLYSATNAVPLVTVKKHLLPTHSYLSVPPPPHSWDSTPHHLHFVKGKVAAAHDPSESDLPTNIPPEIPSVPAYAPSFPPEVPGPNTTPWELEPMGPEIVPDPVPKKPPLAPPGGPDFPGPPTPSPPGPDIPFPPPPNTVPPPPPEVVPPRPPEIMPPPPNMPPDITPPPTGPFAVAGRETVS, encoded by the coding sequence ATGCCCACCAACATAGCCAAGCGAGCCATCCCGCTCTACTCTGCAACTAATGCAGTGCCATTAGTTACAGTTAAAAAACATTTACTACCCACTCATTCTTATCTCTCagtcccaccaccaccacattcCTGGGACTCTACTCCGCATCATCTTCATTTTGTGAAAGGGAAGGTAGCAGCAGCACATGACCCATCAGAGTCTGATCTACCGACTAATATCCCTCCGGAGATCCCATCAGTGCCGGCATACGCACCATCATTTCCACCGGAGGTACCGGGACCTAATACGACACCTTGGGAGCTGGAACCAATGGGCCCGGAAATAGTACCGGATCCTGTCCCGAAAAAGCCCCCACTTGCACCTCCAGGTGGGCCGGATTTCCCTGGCCCACCAACCCCATCGCCGCCTGGTCCAGACATACCATTTCCGCCGCCGCCGAATACCgttccaccaccaccgccggaAGTCGTACCACCAAGGCCACCTGAAATTATGCCTCCGCCGCCAAACATGCCCCCCGATATCACCCCTCCTCCCACTGGCCCTTTCGCTGTTGCAGGGAGAGAGACCGTCTCTTGA
- the LOC122643084 gene encoding ADP-ribosylation factor-like protein 5, whose translation MGAFMSRFWFMLFPAKEYKIVVVGLDNAGKTTTLYKLHLGDVVTTHPTVGSNVEELVYKNIRFEVWDLGGQERLRTSWATYYRGTHAVIAVIDSTDRARINIMKDELFRLLQHEDLEHSVILVFANKQDLKDAMSPAEITDALSLHSIKNHDWHIQACSALTGEGLYDGLGWIAQHVTGKATS comes from the exons ATGGGAGCGTTTATGTCAAGATTTTGGTTCATGTTGTTTCCGGCGAAGGAGTACAAGATAGTGGTCGTTGGATTAGATAACGCTGGAAAGACAACGACACTTTATAAATTGCACCTCGGTGATGTTGTCACTACTCATCCGACTGTTGGGAGTAATGTCGAAGAGCTTGTGTACAAAAACATTCGGTTCGAG GTGTGGGATCTTGGTGGGCAAGAGCGGCTGAGGACATCATGGGCAACATACTATCGTGGGACTCATGCAGTCATCGCGGTGATAGACAGCACTGACCGTGCAAGGATCAATATTATGAAGGATGAACTCTTTCGGTTGCTCCAACACGAAGATCTTGAACATTCAGTTATTCTTGTCTTTGCAAACAAGCAAGATCTCAAGGATGCCATGTCCCCAGCTGAGATCACAGATGCCCTCTCACTTCACAGCATTAAGAATCATGATTGGCACATCCAAGCTTGCAGTGCCCTCACGGGAGAAGGGTTATATGATGGTTTGGGGTGGATAGCCCAGCATGTGACCGGCAAGGCTACAAGTTAA
- the LOC122643095 gene encoding guanine nucleotide-binding protein subunit gamma 2-like gives MQAVELEAASSVDLQVPTVATADMRGKHRILAELKRLEQETRFLEKELEELEKTEKVSAACQELLLNVGSRPDPLLPETTGPTNPTWDQWFEGPQESQGCGCWIL, from the exons ATGCAGGCGGTGGAGCTCGAAGCCGCGTCTTCTGTGGATCTCCAGGTTCCTACGGTGGCAACAGCTGATATGAGGGGCAAACATCGGATTCTCGCCGAATTGAAACGTCTTGAACAGGAAACTAGATTCTTGGAG AAAGAGCTGGAAGAGCTTGAGAAAACTGAAAAAGTGTCAGCCGCATGCCAAGA ATTGCTGCTTAATGTAGGAAGCAGACCTGATCCACTACTGCCAGA AACTACTGGCCCCACAAACCCAACCTGGGATCAATggtttgaaggcccacaagagTCGCAGGGTTGCGGATGCTGGATACTTTGA
- the LOC122648667 gene encoding uncharacterized protein LOC122648667 produces MTLVVGDSCNEAYSRTRATKPAKSQVLILRREHVVGNKYYTSKARFGGKTRDISIDCRVDSGDEPRHCFSINRKRVLQVKRLKWKFRGNERIEVDGVTIQQQQLCGFFMNGFEWKKMKKTLLKMGSSSSSSMSSASSGCSSSVLEWASIEEGELQSPSGFSLLVYAWKK; encoded by the exons ATGACTCTTGTTGTGGGTGACTCCTGCAACGAAGCTTACAGCAGAACCAGAGCAACAAAGCCAGCAAAATCCCAGGTTTTGATTCTGAGGAGGGAGCATGTTGTGGGAAACAAGTATTACACTTCAAAAGCGAGATTTGGGGGTAAGACCAGAGATATCTCCATTGATTGCAGAGTGGATTCAGGGGATGAACCCAGACATTGTTTCAGCATCAATAGGAAGAGGGTTTTGCAGGTGAAGCGATTAAAGTGGAAGTTCAGAGGAAATGAGAGGATTGAAGTCGATGGGGTCACTATTCAG CAACAACAGTTGTGTGGGTTTTTTATGAATGGGTTCgagtggaagaagatgaagaagactcTGTTGAAGATGGGGAGCTCGTCATCATCTTCGATGTCTTCAGCTTCGTCTGGTTGCAGTTCTTCTGTGTTGGAATGGGCCAGTATAGAGGAGGGCGAGTTGCAGAGTCCATCTGGGTTTTCATTGCTGGTTTATGCTTGGAAGAAATGA